One part of the Arabidopsis thaliana chromosome 4, partial sequence genome encodes these proteins:
- the IDD12 gene encoding indeterminate(ID)-domain 12 (indeterminate(ID)-domain 12 (IDD12); FUNCTIONS IN: sequence-specific DNA binding transcription factor activity, zinc ion binding, nucleic acid binding; INVOLVED IN: regulation of transcription; LOCATED IN: intracellular, chloroplast; EXPRESSED IN: shoot apex, embryo, flower, pedicel, seed; EXPRESSED DURING: 4 anthesis, C globular stage, petal differentiation and expansion stage, E expanded cotyledon stage, D bilateral stage; CONTAINS InterPro DOMAIN/s: Zinc finger, C2H2-like (InterPro:IPR015880), Zinc finger, C2H2-type (InterPro:IPR007087), Zinc finger, double-stranded RNA binding (InterPro:IPR022755); BEST Arabidopsis thaliana protein match is: C2H2-like zinc finger protein (TAIR:AT5G66730.1); Has 45871 Blast hits to 18418 proteins in 241 species: Archae - 0; Bacteria - 0; Metazoa - 43560; Fungi - 264; Plants - 729; Viruses - 2; Other Eukaryotes - 1316 (source: NCBI BLink).): MFSSHSLSYKLSSLSTEASASSGNNTLSTIQEFSGFHNVISSVCTHTETHKPKKKRGLPGNPDPDAEVIALSPKTLLATNRFVCEICNKGFQRDQNLQLHRRGHNLPWKLKQKNTKEQQKKKVYVCPETNCAHHHPSRALGDLTGIKKHFCRKHGEKKWKCEKCSKFYAVQSDWKAHTKICGTRDYRCDCGTLFSRKDTFITHRAFCDALAEESARLHSTSSSNLTNPNPNFQGHHFMFNKSSSLLFTSSPLFIEPSLSTAALSTPPTAALSATALLQKATSLSSTTFGGGGQTRSIGHHRHLTNVNEFLGVDRVMMTSASSSEYDQLVVDGFTSTWQKADRLTRDFLGLTGHGGHVSVRPGDMLEYAGGVAFPMSAYDTESHDHSFQKAYDHLGFSGAHRM, from the exons atgttttcttctcattcCTTGTCCTATAAGCTAAGCTCTTTGTCTACTGAAGCAAGTGCCTCTTCTGGTAACAACACACTCAGTACCATCCAAGAATTCAGTGGCTTTCACAATGTGATTTCTAGTGTTTGTACACACACAGAGACTCACAAGcctaagaaaaagagaggccTTCCTGGAAATCCTG ATCCAGATGCAGAAGTGATCGCATTATCACCAAAGACACTTCTTGCAACAAACAGATTCGTTTGTGAGATATGCAACAAAGGGTTTCAAAGAGATCAGAATCTACAGCTTCACAGGAGAGGCCACAATCTTCCATGGAAGCTGAAACAGAAGAACAccaaagaacaacaaaagaagaaagtctACGTGTGCCCAGAGACAAACTGTGCTCATCACCATCCATCTAGAGCTCTTGGGGATCTCACAGGGATCAAGAAACACTTTTGCAGGAAACATGgagagaagaaatggaaatgTGAAAAGTGTTCAAAGTTCTATGCTGTTCAATCTGATTGGAAAGCTCATACCAAGATCTGTGGTACTAGAGATTATAGATGTGACTGCGGCACTCTTTTCTCGAG gAAAGACACTTTCATAACGCATAGAGCGTTTTGTGATGCATTAGCAGAAGAAAGTGCAAGACTCCACTCAACTTCTTCCTCCAATCtcacaaaccctaaccctaatttccAAGGCCATCATTTTATGTTCAATAAATCTTCCTCCTTGCTCTTCACGTCATCACCTCTTTTCATCGAACCATCACTTTCCACCGCCGCTCTTTCAACGCCTCCAACGGCAGCTCTTTCCGCGACGGCTCTTCTCCAAAAGGCCACCTCTCTCAGCTCCACTACTTTCGGCGGCGGAGGACAGACTCGATCCATTGGTCATCACCGACATTTGACGAACGTCAACGAGTTTCTTGGTGTTGACCGAGTCATGATGACGTCAGCTTCTTCGTCTGAGTACGACCAGTTAGTTGTTGATGGGTTTACGTCCACGTGGCAGAAAGCTGACCGTTTGACCAGAGACTTTCTTGGACTCACGGGTCATGGGGGACACGTTAGCGTCAGACCTGGGGATATGCTAGAGTACGCGGGTGGAGTGGCGTTTCCTATGTCGGCGTACGATACCGAATCTCATGATCACTCGTTTCAGAAGGCTTACGATCATCTGGGATTCTCAGGGGCCCATCGTATGTAA
- the IDD12 gene encoding indeterminate(ID)-domain 12 — MDMFSSHSLSYKLSSLSTEASASSGNNTLSTIQEFSGFHNVISSVCTHTETHKPKKKRGLPGNPDPDAEVIALSPKTLLATNRFVCEICNKGFQRDQNLQLHRRGHNLPWKLKQKNTKEQQKKKVYVCPETNCAHHHPSRALGDLTGIKKHFCRKHGEKKWKCEKCSKFYAVQSDWKAHTKICGTRDYRCDCGTLFSRKDTFITHRAFCDALAEESARLHSTSSSNLTNPNPNFQGHHFMFNKSSSLLFTSSPLFIEPSLSTAALSTPPTAALSATALLQKATSLSSTTFGGGGQTRSIGHHRHLTNVNEFLGVDRVMMTSASSSEYDQLVVDGFTSTWQKADRLTRDFLGLTGHGGHVSVRPGDMLEYAGGVAFPMSAYDTESHDHSFQKAYDHLGFSGAHRM; from the exons ATGgatatgttttcttctcattcCTTGTCCTATAAGCTAAGCTCTTTGTCTACTGAAGCAAGTGCCTCTTCTGGTAACAACACACTCAGTACCATCCAAGAATTCAGTGGCTTTCACAATGTGATTTCTAGTGTTTGTACACACACAGAGACTCACAAGcctaagaaaaagagaggccTTCCTGGAAATCCTG ATCCAGATGCAGAAGTGATCGCATTATCACCAAAGACACTTCTTGCAACAAACAGATTCGTTTGTGAGATATGCAACAAAGGGTTTCAAAGAGATCAGAATCTACAGCTTCACAGGAGAGGCCACAATCTTCCATGGAAGCTGAAACAGAAGAACAccaaagaacaacaaaagaagaaagtctACGTGTGCCCAGAGACAAACTGTGCTCATCACCATCCATCTAGAGCTCTTGGGGATCTCACAGGGATCAAGAAACACTTTTGCAGGAAACATGgagagaagaaatggaaatgTGAAAAGTGTTCAAAGTTCTATGCTGTTCAATCTGATTGGAAAGCTCATACCAAGATCTGTGGTACTAGAGATTATAGATGTGACTGCGGCACTCTTTTCTCGAG gAAAGACACTTTCATAACGCATAGAGCGTTTTGTGATGCATTAGCAGAAGAAAGTGCAAGACTCCACTCAACTTCTTCCTCCAATCtcacaaaccctaaccctaatttccAAGGCCATCATTTTATGTTCAATAAATCTTCCTCCTTGCTCTTCACGTCATCACCTCTTTTCATCGAACCATCACTTTCCACCGCCGCTCTTTCAACGCCTCCAACGGCAGCTCTTTCCGCGACGGCTCTTCTCCAAAAGGCCACCTCTCTCAGCTCCACTACTTTCGGCGGCGGAGGACAGACTCGATCCATTGGTCATCACCGACATTTGACGAACGTCAACGAGTTTCTTGGTGTTGACCGAGTCATGATGACGTCAGCTTCTTCGTCTGAGTACGACCAGTTAGTTGTTGATGGGTTTACGTCCACGTGGCAGAAAGCTGACCGTTTGACCAGAGACTTTCTTGGACTCACGGGTCATGGGGGACACGTTAGCGTCAGACCTGGGGATATGCTAGAGTACGCGGGTGGAGTGGCGTTTCCTATGTCGGCGTACGATACCGAATCTCATGATCACTCGTTTCAGAAGGCTTACGATCATCTGGGATTCTCAGGGGCCCATCGTATGTAA